A single genomic interval of Labeo rohita strain BAU-BD-2019 chromosome 13, IGBB_LRoh.1.0, whole genome shotgun sequence harbors:
- the herc4 gene encoding probable E3 ubiquitin-protein ligase HERC4 isoform X2, which produces MLCWGNASYGQLGLGGIDEEIVLEPRKCEFFEGKRVRGVGCGRRHTVFLLEDGTVYTCGCNDLGQLGHDKARKKPEQVVSLDAQNIVAVSCGEAHTLALNDKGQVFAWGLGSDGQLGLSNIEDCIRVPRTVKSLSEVHITQVACGYWHSLALATGGQIFSWGQNKYGQLGLGKQGASVSSPKVIQSLQGVPFAQISAGGAHSFGLTLSGAVFGWGRNKFGQLGLSDNDDRYFPALLKTLRSQRVVYISCGEDHTAALTKEGGVFTFGAGGYGQLGHNTTNHEVNPRKVFELMGSVVAQIACGRQHTLAFVPSSGKIDSFGLGGNGQLGTRSTCNRMSPAPVKGCWRAHTDPVPMEVDLTELSISEAEQSYCVKRIYAGGDQSFAHYALPQDDSPPVDLRITRPDGQIYTLNDDLIQKWLSHGHGRLSPEITNEIDLVFSSASCLNGSFLSGSNPDHYSTNSKCSGVDINTARLLFHRLIQPDYPQISQIVAASMEKNLLPRLSSSPPDIEALRLYLTLPECPLLSNPNNYTTLTIPFAKAVVTLKDTPIKVLGNWWSKFEPAVFQRLVELYKEVVVYLLRMQKLGIPPSEQRIFTCFLHTSLKFLEILHSVNERAGQIIQYDKFYIHELDELIDIRNDYVTWFQQQMFSVVMDSQVTLCKYPFVFDAQAKTALLQTDAVIQMQMAVDQAQRQNLHSLFLSGGGVESVNPCLILIVRRENVVGDSMEVLRKSKNVDYKKPLKVIFVGEEAVDAGGVRKEFFLLIMKELLDPKYGMFRYYEESRLIWFAHKTFEDIDLFHLIGVVCGLAIYNLTIVELNFPLALYKKLLKKTPTLEDLKELMPDVARSLQQLLDYTEDDLEETFCLNFTITEEIFGTTEVLELVPNGTDISVNKSNRQEFVNAYVDYIFNTSVAPQFSAFYAGFHKVCGGKVLELFQPSELQAMIIGNTNYDWKELEKSTEYKGEYWAEHPTIKIFWEVFHELPLEKKKQFLLFLTGSDRIPILGMKSLALVIQPTGGGEQYFPVAHTCFNLLDLPKYTSKETLKEKLLHAIEHNQGFNLV; this is translated from the exons ATGTTGTGCTGGGGAAATGCCTCGTACGGGCAGCTGGGTTTAGGTGGGATTGATGAGGAGATAGTGCTAGAGCCAAGGAAATGTGAGTTCTTCGAGGGCAAGCGCGTGCGGGGTGTAGGATGCGGCAGACGTCATACCGTCTTTCTGTTAGAGGACGGGACGGTGTACACCTGTGGCTGCAATGACCTGGGACAGCTGGGGCATGACAAAGCACGCAAGAAACCAG AACAGGTTGTGTCTCTTGATGCTCAGAACATTGTGGCTGTGTCTTGTGGTGAAGCTCATACTCTGGCTCTGAATGATAAGGGACAAGTGTTTGCATGGGGTCTGGGCTCAGACGGGCAGCTCGGCCTTTCAAACATAGAAGATTGTATCCGTGTAcccag AACTGTCAAGAGTTTGTCAGAGGTTCACATTACTCAGGTGGCCTGTGGATACTGGCATTCCCTTGCTTTAGCCACAG GAGGTCAGATATTCTCCTGGGGCCAGAATAAATACGGACAGCTGGGGCTCGGGAAGCAGGGAGCCAGCGTCTCCTCCCCAAAAGTCATTCAGTCTCTGCAGGGCGTCCCATTTGCCCAGATATCTGCAGGGGGCGCTCACAGCTTTGGGCTCACGCTGTCTGGGGCTGTTTTCGGCTGGGGACGAAACAAGTTTGGCCAGCTGGGCCTCAGCGACAATGATG ATCGCTATTTCCCTGCCTTGCTGAAGACTCTCAGGTCCCAACGGGTTGTTTACATAAGCTGTGGAGAGGACCACACGGCTGCACTTACGAAG gaGGGAGGTGTGTTTACATTTGGAGCGGGTGGCTACGGTCAGCTGGGACACAACACCACAAACCATGAGGTGAACCCCAGGAAGGTATTTGAACTCATGGGGAGTGTGGTTGCACAGATAGCTTGTGGTAG GCAGCACACTTTGGCGTTCGTCCCTTCATCAGGAAAGATTGACTCGTTTGGTCTCGGTGGTAACGGACAGCTAGGAACCCGCTCGACCTGCAATAGGATGAGTCCCGCCCCTGTGAAGGGCTGCTGGCGAGCCCATACTGATCCTGTGCCAATGGAAGTAG ATTTGACGGAGTTGTCTATTTCAGAGGCGGAGCAGAGTTACTGTGTGAAGAGGATCTACGCTGGAGGAGACCAGAGCTTTGCTCACTATGCTTTACCTCAG GATGACAGCCCTCCAGTTGATCTGAGGATAACTAGACCTGATGGACAGATATACACACTCAATGATGACCTCATCCAGAAATGGCTCAGTCATGGCCATGGGAGATTATCACCAGAGATCACCAA TGAGATTGATCTTGTGTTCTCTTCAGCGAGTTGTCTTAACGGAAGCTTTCTGTCTGGAAG taatCCAGATCACTACAGCACTAACAGTAAGTGCTCAGGTGTAGACATTAACACAGCTCGCCTGCTCTTCCACAGACTCATCCAGCCCGATTACCCACAAATCTCACAAATT GTAGCTGCTAGTATGGAGAAGAATCTCCTTCCCAGATTGAGCAGTTCTCCTCCAGACATCGAGGCTCTGAGACTGTACCTCACACTGCCAGAGTGTCCACTCCTCAGCAATCCCAACAACTACACAACTCTCACTATTCCTTTTGCGAAGGCTGTCGTGACCCTGAAGGACACCCCCATCAAAGTGCTCG gaaaCTGGTGGTCAAAGTTTGAGCCAGCGGTCTTCCAGAGGCTGGTGGAGCTGTACAAGGAGGTGGTGGTGTATCTACTGCGGATGCAGAAACTGGGAATTCCTCCCTCTGAGCAGAGGATCTTCACCTGCTTCCTGCACACCTCACTCAAATTTCTCGAGATCCTCCATTCG GTTAATGAGCGTGCTGGCCAGATCATCCAGTATGATAAGTTTTATATTCATGAGCTGGATGAGCTCATTGACATCAGAAATGATTATGTCACCTGGTTTCAGCAGCAGATGTTCTCTGTG GTCATGGACTCTCAGGTGACCCTGTGCAAATATCCATTCGTTTTTGACGCTCAGGCGAAGACGGCGCTGCTTCAAACTGATGCTGTGATCCAAATGCAG ATGGCGGTGGATCAGGCTCAGAGACAGAACTTACACTCTCTGTTCCTGTCCGGTGGAGGAGTGGAGTCAGTAAACCCCTGCCTCATCCTCATCGTACGTCGAGAAAACGTGGTCGGAGACTCAATGGAGGTGCTGAGGAAGTCCAAAAACGTCGATTACAAGAAGCCGCTCAAG GTGATCTTTGTGGGAGAGGAGGCCGTGGATGCTGGCGGTGTGAGAAAAGAGTTCTTCCTACTCATAATGAAAGAACTCTTAGACCCTAAATATGGGATGTTCAGATACTACGAGGAGTCCAGACTCATCTGGTTTGCTcataag ACATTTGAAGACATTGACTTGTTCCATCTGATCGGTGTGGTTTGTGGATTGGCCATCTATAACCTCACTATAGTGGAGCTGAACTTCCCTCTAGCGCTGTACAAGAAACTCCTAAAGAAAACTCCTACTCTAGAGGACCTGAAGGAACTCATGCCTGATGTAGCAAG GAGTCTTCAGCAGTTGCTGGATTATACAGAGGATGATTTGGAAGAAACCTTCTGCCTGAATTTCACA ATAACAGAGGAAATTTTTGGCACCACAGAGGTATTAGAGCTGGTTCCCAATGGGACAGACATCAGTGTCAACAAGTCCAACAG GCAGGAGTTTGTCAACGCCTACGTCGATTATATTTTCAACACCTCTGTGGCTCCTCAGTTTAGCGCTTTCTATGCAGGATTTCACAAAGTGTGTGGAGGGAAAGTTCTAGAGCTTTTCCAGCCCAGTGAATTGCAGGCTATGATTATAGGAAACACCAATTATGACTGGAAGGAATTAGAGAAG AGCACAGAGTATAAGGGCGAGTACTGGGCCGAACACCCCACCATCAAAATATTCTGGGAAGTGTTTCACGAGCTGcctttggagaagaagaaacaGTTCCTGT TGTTCCTCACGGGCAGCGACCGAATACCCATTCTGGGCATGAAGAGCTTGGCTTTAGTGATCCAGCCCACCGGTGGCGGAGAGCAGTATTTCCCCGTAGCGCACACATGCTTCAACCTGCTGGATCTGCCTAAGTATACTAGTAAGGAGACCCTCAAAGAGAAACTGCTGCACGCCATCGAACACAACCAGGGCTTTAACCTCGTCTGA
- the herc4 gene encoding probable E3 ubiquitin-protein ligase HERC4 isoform X1: MLCWGNASYGQLGLGGIDEEIVLEPRKCEFFEGKRVRGVGCGRRHTVFLLEDGTVYTCGCNDLGQLGHDKARKKPEQVVSLDAQNIVAVSCGEAHTLALNDKGQVFAWGLGSDGQLGLSNIEDCIRVPRTVKSLSEVHITQVACGYWHSLALATGGQIFSWGQNKYGQLGLGKQGASVSSPKVIQSLQGVPFAQISAGGAHSFGLTLSGAVFGWGRNKFGQLGLSDNDDRYFPALLKTLRSQRVVYISCGEDHTAALTKEGGVFTFGAGGYGQLGHNTTNHEVNPRKVFELMGSVVAQIACGRQHTLAFVPSSGKIDSFGLGGNGQLGTRSTCNRMSPAPVKGCWRAHTDPVPMEVDLTELSISEAEQSYCVKRIYAGGDQSFAHYALPQDDSPPVDLRITRPDGQIYTLNDDLIQKWLSHGHGRLSPEITNEIDLVFSSASCLNGSFLSGSNPDHYSTNSKCSGVDINTARLLFHRLIQPDYPQISQIVAASMEKNLLPRLSSSPPDIEALRLYLTLPECPLLSNPNNYTTLTIPFAKAVVTLKDTPIKVLGNWWSKFEPAVFQRLVELYKEVVVYLLRMQKLGIPPSEQRIFTCFLHTSLKFLEILHSVNERAGQIIQYDKFYIHELDELIDIRNDYVTWFQQQMFSVVSFLHCSKVMDSQVTLCKYPFVFDAQAKTALLQTDAVIQMQMAVDQAQRQNLHSLFLSGGGVESVNPCLILIVRRENVVGDSMEVLRKSKNVDYKKPLKVIFVGEEAVDAGGVRKEFFLLIMKELLDPKYGMFRYYEESRLIWFAHKTFEDIDLFHLIGVVCGLAIYNLTIVELNFPLALYKKLLKKTPTLEDLKELMPDVARSLQQLLDYTEDDLEETFCLNFTITEEIFGTTEVLELVPNGTDISVNKSNRQEFVNAYVDYIFNTSVAPQFSAFYAGFHKVCGGKVLELFQPSELQAMIIGNTNYDWKELEKSTEYKGEYWAEHPTIKIFWEVFHELPLEKKKQFLLFLTGSDRIPILGMKSLALVIQPTGGGEQYFPVAHTCFNLLDLPKYTSKETLKEKLLHAIEHNQGFNLV, translated from the exons ATGTTGTGCTGGGGAAATGCCTCGTACGGGCAGCTGGGTTTAGGTGGGATTGATGAGGAGATAGTGCTAGAGCCAAGGAAATGTGAGTTCTTCGAGGGCAAGCGCGTGCGGGGTGTAGGATGCGGCAGACGTCATACCGTCTTTCTGTTAGAGGACGGGACGGTGTACACCTGTGGCTGCAATGACCTGGGACAGCTGGGGCATGACAAAGCACGCAAGAAACCAG AACAGGTTGTGTCTCTTGATGCTCAGAACATTGTGGCTGTGTCTTGTGGTGAAGCTCATACTCTGGCTCTGAATGATAAGGGACAAGTGTTTGCATGGGGTCTGGGCTCAGACGGGCAGCTCGGCCTTTCAAACATAGAAGATTGTATCCGTGTAcccag AACTGTCAAGAGTTTGTCAGAGGTTCACATTACTCAGGTGGCCTGTGGATACTGGCATTCCCTTGCTTTAGCCACAG GAGGTCAGATATTCTCCTGGGGCCAGAATAAATACGGACAGCTGGGGCTCGGGAAGCAGGGAGCCAGCGTCTCCTCCCCAAAAGTCATTCAGTCTCTGCAGGGCGTCCCATTTGCCCAGATATCTGCAGGGGGCGCTCACAGCTTTGGGCTCACGCTGTCTGGGGCTGTTTTCGGCTGGGGACGAAACAAGTTTGGCCAGCTGGGCCTCAGCGACAATGATG ATCGCTATTTCCCTGCCTTGCTGAAGACTCTCAGGTCCCAACGGGTTGTTTACATAAGCTGTGGAGAGGACCACACGGCTGCACTTACGAAG gaGGGAGGTGTGTTTACATTTGGAGCGGGTGGCTACGGTCAGCTGGGACACAACACCACAAACCATGAGGTGAACCCCAGGAAGGTATTTGAACTCATGGGGAGTGTGGTTGCACAGATAGCTTGTGGTAG GCAGCACACTTTGGCGTTCGTCCCTTCATCAGGAAAGATTGACTCGTTTGGTCTCGGTGGTAACGGACAGCTAGGAACCCGCTCGACCTGCAATAGGATGAGTCCCGCCCCTGTGAAGGGCTGCTGGCGAGCCCATACTGATCCTGTGCCAATGGAAGTAG ATTTGACGGAGTTGTCTATTTCAGAGGCGGAGCAGAGTTACTGTGTGAAGAGGATCTACGCTGGAGGAGACCAGAGCTTTGCTCACTATGCTTTACCTCAG GATGACAGCCCTCCAGTTGATCTGAGGATAACTAGACCTGATGGACAGATATACACACTCAATGATGACCTCATCCAGAAATGGCTCAGTCATGGCCATGGGAGATTATCACCAGAGATCACCAA TGAGATTGATCTTGTGTTCTCTTCAGCGAGTTGTCTTAACGGAAGCTTTCTGTCTGGAAG taatCCAGATCACTACAGCACTAACAGTAAGTGCTCAGGTGTAGACATTAACACAGCTCGCCTGCTCTTCCACAGACTCATCCAGCCCGATTACCCACAAATCTCACAAATT GTAGCTGCTAGTATGGAGAAGAATCTCCTTCCCAGATTGAGCAGTTCTCCTCCAGACATCGAGGCTCTGAGACTGTACCTCACACTGCCAGAGTGTCCACTCCTCAGCAATCCCAACAACTACACAACTCTCACTATTCCTTTTGCGAAGGCTGTCGTGACCCTGAAGGACACCCCCATCAAAGTGCTCG gaaaCTGGTGGTCAAAGTTTGAGCCAGCGGTCTTCCAGAGGCTGGTGGAGCTGTACAAGGAGGTGGTGGTGTATCTACTGCGGATGCAGAAACTGGGAATTCCTCCCTCTGAGCAGAGGATCTTCACCTGCTTCCTGCACACCTCACTCAAATTTCTCGAGATCCTCCATTCG GTTAATGAGCGTGCTGGCCAGATCATCCAGTATGATAAGTTTTATATTCATGAGCTGGATGAGCTCATTGACATCAGAAATGATTATGTCACCTGGTTTCAGCAGCAGATGTTCTCTGTGGTGAGTTTTCTGCATTGTTCAAAG GTCATGGACTCTCAGGTGACCCTGTGCAAATATCCATTCGTTTTTGACGCTCAGGCGAAGACGGCGCTGCTTCAAACTGATGCTGTGATCCAAATGCAG ATGGCGGTGGATCAGGCTCAGAGACAGAACTTACACTCTCTGTTCCTGTCCGGTGGAGGAGTGGAGTCAGTAAACCCCTGCCTCATCCTCATCGTACGTCGAGAAAACGTGGTCGGAGACTCAATGGAGGTGCTGAGGAAGTCCAAAAACGTCGATTACAAGAAGCCGCTCAAG GTGATCTTTGTGGGAGAGGAGGCCGTGGATGCTGGCGGTGTGAGAAAAGAGTTCTTCCTACTCATAATGAAAGAACTCTTAGACCCTAAATATGGGATGTTCAGATACTACGAGGAGTCCAGACTCATCTGGTTTGCTcataag ACATTTGAAGACATTGACTTGTTCCATCTGATCGGTGTGGTTTGTGGATTGGCCATCTATAACCTCACTATAGTGGAGCTGAACTTCCCTCTAGCGCTGTACAAGAAACTCCTAAAGAAAACTCCTACTCTAGAGGACCTGAAGGAACTCATGCCTGATGTAGCAAG GAGTCTTCAGCAGTTGCTGGATTATACAGAGGATGATTTGGAAGAAACCTTCTGCCTGAATTTCACA ATAACAGAGGAAATTTTTGGCACCACAGAGGTATTAGAGCTGGTTCCCAATGGGACAGACATCAGTGTCAACAAGTCCAACAG GCAGGAGTTTGTCAACGCCTACGTCGATTATATTTTCAACACCTCTGTGGCTCCTCAGTTTAGCGCTTTCTATGCAGGATTTCACAAAGTGTGTGGAGGGAAAGTTCTAGAGCTTTTCCAGCCCAGTGAATTGCAGGCTATGATTATAGGAAACACCAATTATGACTGGAAGGAATTAGAGAAG AGCACAGAGTATAAGGGCGAGTACTGGGCCGAACACCCCACCATCAAAATATTCTGGGAAGTGTTTCACGAGCTGcctttggagaagaagaaacaGTTCCTGT TGTTCCTCACGGGCAGCGACCGAATACCCATTCTGGGCATGAAGAGCTTGGCTTTAGTGATCCAGCCCACCGGTGGCGGAGAGCAGTATTTCCCCGTAGCGCACACATGCTTCAACCTGCTGGATCTGCCTAAGTATACTAGTAAGGAGACCCTCAAAGAGAAACTGCTGCACGCCATCGAACACAACCAGGGCTTTAACCTCGTCTGA
- the herc4 gene encoding probable E3 ubiquitin-protein ligase HERC4 isoform X3: MLCWGNASYGQLGLGGIDEEIVLEPRKCEFFEGKRVRGVGCGRRHTVFLLEDGTVYTCGCNDLGQLGHDKARKKPEQVVSLDAQNIVAVSCGEAHTLALNDKGQVFAWGLGSDGQLGLSNIEDCIRVPRTVKSLSEVHITQVACGYWHSLALATGGQIFSWGQNKYGQLGLGKQGASVSSPKVIQSLQGVPFAQISAGGAHSFGLTLSGAVFGWGRNKFGQLGLSDNDDRYFPALLKTLRSQRVVYISCGEDHTAALTKEGGVFTFGAGGYGQLGHNTTNHEVNPRKVFELMGSVVAQIACGRQHTLAFVPSSGKIDSFGLGGNGQLGTRSTCNRMSPAPVKGCWRAHTDPVPMEVEAEQSYCVKRIYAGGDQSFAHYALPQDDSPPVDLRITRPDGQIYTLNDDLIQKWLSHGHGRLSPEITNEIDLVFSSASCLNGSFLSGSNPDHYSTNSKCSGVDINTARLLFHRLIQPDYPQISQIVAASMEKNLLPRLSSSPPDIEALRLYLTLPECPLLSNPNNYTTLTIPFAKAVVTLKDTPIKVLGNWWSKFEPAVFQRLVELYKEVVVYLLRMQKLGIPPSEQRIFTCFLHTSLKFLEILHSVNERAGQIIQYDKFYIHELDELIDIRNDYVTWFQQQMFSVVSFLHCSKVMDSQVTLCKYPFVFDAQAKTALLQTDAVIQMQMAVDQAQRQNLHSLFLSGGGVESVNPCLILIVRRENVVGDSMEVLRKSKNVDYKKPLKVIFVGEEAVDAGGVRKEFFLLIMKELLDPKYGMFRYYEESRLIWFAHKTFEDIDLFHLIGVVCGLAIYNLTIVELNFPLALYKKLLKKTPTLEDLKELMPDVARSLQQLLDYTEDDLEETFCLNFTITEEIFGTTEVLELVPNGTDISVNKSNRQEFVNAYVDYIFNTSVAPQFSAFYAGFHKVCGGKVLELFQPSELQAMIIGNTNYDWKELEKSTEYKGEYWAEHPTIKIFWEVFHELPLEKKKQFLLFLTGSDRIPILGMKSLALVIQPTGGGEQYFPVAHTCFNLLDLPKYTSKETLKEKLLHAIEHNQGFNLV; this comes from the exons ATGTTGTGCTGGGGAAATGCCTCGTACGGGCAGCTGGGTTTAGGTGGGATTGATGAGGAGATAGTGCTAGAGCCAAGGAAATGTGAGTTCTTCGAGGGCAAGCGCGTGCGGGGTGTAGGATGCGGCAGACGTCATACCGTCTTTCTGTTAGAGGACGGGACGGTGTACACCTGTGGCTGCAATGACCTGGGACAGCTGGGGCATGACAAAGCACGCAAGAAACCAG AACAGGTTGTGTCTCTTGATGCTCAGAACATTGTGGCTGTGTCTTGTGGTGAAGCTCATACTCTGGCTCTGAATGATAAGGGACAAGTGTTTGCATGGGGTCTGGGCTCAGACGGGCAGCTCGGCCTTTCAAACATAGAAGATTGTATCCGTGTAcccag AACTGTCAAGAGTTTGTCAGAGGTTCACATTACTCAGGTGGCCTGTGGATACTGGCATTCCCTTGCTTTAGCCACAG GAGGTCAGATATTCTCCTGGGGCCAGAATAAATACGGACAGCTGGGGCTCGGGAAGCAGGGAGCCAGCGTCTCCTCCCCAAAAGTCATTCAGTCTCTGCAGGGCGTCCCATTTGCCCAGATATCTGCAGGGGGCGCTCACAGCTTTGGGCTCACGCTGTCTGGGGCTGTTTTCGGCTGGGGACGAAACAAGTTTGGCCAGCTGGGCCTCAGCGACAATGATG ATCGCTATTTCCCTGCCTTGCTGAAGACTCTCAGGTCCCAACGGGTTGTTTACATAAGCTGTGGAGAGGACCACACGGCTGCACTTACGAAG gaGGGAGGTGTGTTTACATTTGGAGCGGGTGGCTACGGTCAGCTGGGACACAACACCACAAACCATGAGGTGAACCCCAGGAAGGTATTTGAACTCATGGGGAGTGTGGTTGCACAGATAGCTTGTGGTAG GCAGCACACTTTGGCGTTCGTCCCTTCATCAGGAAAGATTGACTCGTTTGGTCTCGGTGGTAACGGACAGCTAGGAACCCGCTCGACCTGCAATAGGATGAGTCCCGCCCCTGTGAAGGGCTGCTGGCGAGCCCATACTGATCCTGTGCCAATGGAAGTAG AGGCGGAGCAGAGTTACTGTGTGAAGAGGATCTACGCTGGAGGAGACCAGAGCTTTGCTCACTATGCTTTACCTCAG GATGACAGCCCTCCAGTTGATCTGAGGATAACTAGACCTGATGGACAGATATACACACTCAATGATGACCTCATCCAGAAATGGCTCAGTCATGGCCATGGGAGATTATCACCAGAGATCACCAA TGAGATTGATCTTGTGTTCTCTTCAGCGAGTTGTCTTAACGGAAGCTTTCTGTCTGGAAG taatCCAGATCACTACAGCACTAACAGTAAGTGCTCAGGTGTAGACATTAACACAGCTCGCCTGCTCTTCCACAGACTCATCCAGCCCGATTACCCACAAATCTCACAAATT GTAGCTGCTAGTATGGAGAAGAATCTCCTTCCCAGATTGAGCAGTTCTCCTCCAGACATCGAGGCTCTGAGACTGTACCTCACACTGCCAGAGTGTCCACTCCTCAGCAATCCCAACAACTACACAACTCTCACTATTCCTTTTGCGAAGGCTGTCGTGACCCTGAAGGACACCCCCATCAAAGTGCTCG gaaaCTGGTGGTCAAAGTTTGAGCCAGCGGTCTTCCAGAGGCTGGTGGAGCTGTACAAGGAGGTGGTGGTGTATCTACTGCGGATGCAGAAACTGGGAATTCCTCCCTCTGAGCAGAGGATCTTCACCTGCTTCCTGCACACCTCACTCAAATTTCTCGAGATCCTCCATTCG GTTAATGAGCGTGCTGGCCAGATCATCCAGTATGATAAGTTTTATATTCATGAGCTGGATGAGCTCATTGACATCAGAAATGATTATGTCACCTGGTTTCAGCAGCAGATGTTCTCTGTGGTGAGTTTTCTGCATTGTTCAAAG GTCATGGACTCTCAGGTGACCCTGTGCAAATATCCATTCGTTTTTGACGCTCAGGCGAAGACGGCGCTGCTTCAAACTGATGCTGTGATCCAAATGCAG ATGGCGGTGGATCAGGCTCAGAGACAGAACTTACACTCTCTGTTCCTGTCCGGTGGAGGAGTGGAGTCAGTAAACCCCTGCCTCATCCTCATCGTACGTCGAGAAAACGTGGTCGGAGACTCAATGGAGGTGCTGAGGAAGTCCAAAAACGTCGATTACAAGAAGCCGCTCAAG GTGATCTTTGTGGGAGAGGAGGCCGTGGATGCTGGCGGTGTGAGAAAAGAGTTCTTCCTACTCATAATGAAAGAACTCTTAGACCCTAAATATGGGATGTTCAGATACTACGAGGAGTCCAGACTCATCTGGTTTGCTcataag ACATTTGAAGACATTGACTTGTTCCATCTGATCGGTGTGGTTTGTGGATTGGCCATCTATAACCTCACTATAGTGGAGCTGAACTTCCCTCTAGCGCTGTACAAGAAACTCCTAAAGAAAACTCCTACTCTAGAGGACCTGAAGGAACTCATGCCTGATGTAGCAAG GAGTCTTCAGCAGTTGCTGGATTATACAGAGGATGATTTGGAAGAAACCTTCTGCCTGAATTTCACA ATAACAGAGGAAATTTTTGGCACCACAGAGGTATTAGAGCTGGTTCCCAATGGGACAGACATCAGTGTCAACAAGTCCAACAG GCAGGAGTTTGTCAACGCCTACGTCGATTATATTTTCAACACCTCTGTGGCTCCTCAGTTTAGCGCTTTCTATGCAGGATTTCACAAAGTGTGTGGAGGGAAAGTTCTAGAGCTTTTCCAGCCCAGTGAATTGCAGGCTATGATTATAGGAAACACCAATTATGACTGGAAGGAATTAGAGAAG AGCACAGAGTATAAGGGCGAGTACTGGGCCGAACACCCCACCATCAAAATATTCTGGGAAGTGTTTCACGAGCTGcctttggagaagaagaaacaGTTCCTGT TGTTCCTCACGGGCAGCGACCGAATACCCATTCTGGGCATGAAGAGCTTGGCTTTAGTGATCCAGCCCACCGGTGGCGGAGAGCAGTATTTCCCCGTAGCGCACACATGCTTCAACCTGCTGGATCTGCCTAAGTATACTAGTAAGGAGACCCTCAAAGAGAAACTGCTGCACGCCATCGAACACAACCAGGGCTTTAACCTCGTCTGA